A part of Sediminispirochaeta bajacaliforniensis DSM 16054 genomic DNA contains:
- a CDS encoding amino acid ABC transporter substrate-binding protein, with translation MKRIFWLSLILLISSGALLFAGGAKESSSDIDAIRAKGVLVVGLDDSFPPMGFRDESNEIVGFDIDLAKEAAKRLGVKAEFKPVDWDGVILSLNKGDIDVVWNGMSITESRMEKINFSKPYLDNRQIIVVPKGSAIKEKSDLAGKVVGLQMGSSSEVALNNDAEVAASLGDVKKYSNNVEALLDLAAGRTDAVIVDEIVGRYYISKKPGIYEVISDDFGSETYGVGIRKSDVKLKQELDKVLDEMKADGSADEISRKWFGEAIVKQ, from the coding sequence ATGAAACGAATCTTCTGGTTATCACTAATACTGCTGATCAGCTCCGGTGCCCTTCTCTTTGCCGGAGGAGCCAAAGAATCGTCATCCGATATCGATGCAATTCGCGCCAAGGGTGTGCTTGTCGTCGGTCTTGACGACAGTTTTCCACCCATGGGATTTCGCGACGAATCCAATGAAATTGTAGGCTTCGATATCGATCTTGCAAAAGAGGCTGCAAAGCGCCTTGGGGTAAAGGCAGAGTTCAAGCCTGTGGACTGGGACGGGGTTATCCTGAGCCTCAACAAGGGTGATATCGATGTAGTGTGGAACGGTATGTCAATTACCGAAAGCAGAATGGAAAAGATCAACTTTTCCAAGCCCTACCTCGACAATCGCCAGATTATCGTCGTTCCGAAGGGTTCGGCTATTAAAGAAAAATCCGACCTTGCCGGCAAAGTTGTGGGACTTCAGATGGGGTCTTCCAGTGAAGTTGCCCTCAACAACGATGCAGAGGTTGCGGCAAGCTTAGGTGATGTGAAAAAATACTCCAATAATGTGGAAGCGCTTCTCGACCTTGCAGCCGGTCGCACCGATGCTGTTATCGTGGATGAGATTGTCGGGCGTTACTACATCAGCAAGAAGCCTGGAATCTATGAAGTCATTAGCGATGATTTCGGTTCGGAGACCTACGGTGTCGGCATCAGAAAGAGCGATGTCAAGTTGAAACAGGAACTCGACAAGGTGCTTGATGAGATGAAAGCCGACGGCAGCGCCGATGAGATCTCTCGAAAGTGGTTCGGCGAAGCCATCGTAAAGCAGTAA
- a CDS encoding LysE family translocator gives MTLMSILGFALAMFILTATPGPGVLAVVSQSLRAGFKSSIVMIAGIVTGDLFYLTFAIFGLSFIARSISPLFTLIRIVGGLYMIFIGVKAIVQKEQEEIREGNGSTGHSTYLSGLFLTLSNPKVVVFYCGFLPTFLDLEALGFSDGLIISALVMTILGTVMLLYAKLADYIRSFFRGPRSMRLLNASAGGFMAAAGTLLVAKTVSR, from the coding sequence ATGACACTGATGAGTATTCTCGGCTTCGCCCTCGCGATGTTTATCTTAACGGCCACCCCCGGCCCCGGAGTCTTGGCCGTGGTAAGTCAATCGCTACGGGCCGGATTTAAAAGCAGCATCGTTATGATCGCCGGAATCGTTACCGGCGATCTTTTCTATCTTACCTTTGCAATCTTCGGACTGAGCTTTATCGCCCGCAGCATCTCCCCGCTGTTTACCCTAATACGGATCGTCGGCGGACTGTATATGATCTTCATCGGTGTGAAAGCCATCGTGCAAAAAGAGCAAGAAGAAATACGTGAGGGTAACGGCAGCACGGGCCATTCAACCTACCTCAGCGGCCTTTTCCTTACCCTCTCGAATCCCAAGGTCGTTGTTTTTTACTGCGGCTTTCTCCCCACCTTCCTCGACCTTGAAGCACTGGGATTTTCCGACGGCCTCATCATCTCTGCCCTTGTGATGACGATTCTCGGTACGGTTATGCTGCTCTACGCAAAGCTTGCGGATTATATCCGAAGCTTCTTCAGGGGGCCGCGGAGCATGCGGCTGCTCAATGCATCGGCGGGAGGTTTCATGGCCGCGGCAGGAACGCTCCTGGTGGCAAAAACGGTAAGTCGGTAA
- a CDS encoding amino acid ABC transporter ATP-binding protein: MTDLYLNIRSVSKYFGELAAVRDVSLQVKKGEVISIIGPSGSGKSTLLRCINQLEVIDSGEIAIEDDVIISSDGNGQRIRLPERQVRRGLKKLGMVFQHFNLFPHKSVLGNLIEAPMMVNKMRRSEIEPYARELLSKVGLEDKADAYPNRLSGGQKQRVAIARALAMRPDVLLCDEPTSALDPELVGEVLSVLRQLANEDMTMLVVTHEMGFARDVCDRVVFMDQGQIIEDADPEKLFSNPDHPRIKAFLRKILQEEAAQ; the protein is encoded by the coding sequence ATGACTGATTTGTATCTCAATATTCGCTCGGTTTCCAAATACTTCGGAGAACTTGCAGCGGTGCGGGACGTCTCGCTTCAGGTAAAAAAAGGTGAAGTGATCTCGATCATCGGGCCTTCCGGATCGGGAAAAAGTACCCTGCTGCGCTGTATCAATCAACTGGAAGTCATCGATTCCGGTGAAATCGCCATCGAGGATGATGTGATCATCTCTTCCGATGGGAATGGTCAGCGTATCAGACTTCCCGAACGTCAAGTACGACGGGGTTTGAAAAAGCTCGGCATGGTCTTTCAGCACTTCAACCTCTTTCCCCACAAGTCGGTACTGGGAAACCTCATTGAGGCCCCCATGATGGTAAACAAAATGCGAAGGAGTGAGATCGAGCCTTACGCCCGTGAACTGCTTTCGAAAGTAGGACTTGAGGACAAGGCCGATGCGTATCCCAATCGCCTTTCGGGAGGGCAGAAACAACGGGTAGCCATCGCAAGGGCCCTTGCGATGAGGCCGGATGTTCTTCTTTGCGACGAGCCGACCAGCGCCCTTGACCCCGAACTTGTGGGAGAGGTCTTGTCGGTCCTGCGGCAGCTTGCGAACGAAGATATGACCATGCTGGTGGTAACCCACGAGATGGGCTTTGCCCGTGACGTATGCGACCGGGTCGTCTTTATGGATCAGGGACAAATCATCGAGGATGCGGACCCGGAAAAGCTATTTTCCAATCCCGACCATCCCCGAATCAAAGCATTCCTACGAAAAATTCTGCAGGAAGAAGCGGCTCAATAA
- a CDS encoding amino acid ABC transporter ATP-binding protein translates to MKQAVMTAEAPIAPAPHASSHERIIAIKQLNKWFDEFHVLVDIDLNVDKGEKIVICGPSGSGKSTLIRCINRLEKHQRGSINVMGHELTDDTKNVSRIRQEVGMVFQSFNLFPHLSILQNLTLAPIWIRKMSQRDAEKIAWKYLKRVNIAEHAHKFPAQLSGGQQQRAAIARSLCMQPKIMLFDEPTSALDPEMVNEVLDVMVTLAEEGMTMLCVTHEMGFARRVADHVIFMDEGKIVERQVPEKFFSEPENGRTRKFLKQIHAIS, encoded by the coding sequence ATGAAACAGGCAGTAATGACGGCGGAAGCCCCCATCGCTCCGGCTCCACATGCGTCAAGCCACGAGCGAATCATCGCCATAAAACAACTGAACAAGTGGTTTGATGAGTTCCATGTGCTGGTGGATATCGATCTCAATGTCGATAAAGGAGAGAAGATCGTCATTTGCGGCCCCTCGGGATCGGGGAAATCGACCCTGATCAGGTGTATCAATCGCCTTGAAAAACATCAGAGGGGATCAATCAATGTAATGGGCCATGAACTTACCGACGACACGAAGAATGTTTCGCGTATCAGACAGGAGGTGGGAATGGTATTCCAGAGCTTTAATCTCTTCCCTCACCTTAGCATCCTGCAAAACCTGACCCTCGCACCGATCTGGATCAGAAAGATGTCTCAGCGTGATGCAGAAAAGATCGCCTGGAAGTACCTTAAGCGGGTCAATATCGCCGAGCACGCCCATAAATTCCCCGCGCAGCTCTCGGGAGGGCAGCAGCAGCGGGCGGCCATTGCCCGAAGCCTTTGCATGCAGCCGAAAATCATGCTTTTTGACGAACCGACATCGGCTCTTGACCCGGAAATGGTGAATGAGGTACTAGATGTCATGGTCACCCTGGCGGAAGAGGGTATGACCATGCTCTGTGTCACCCATGAAATGGGATTTGCCAGGAGGGTTGCAGATCATGTCATTTTTATGGATGAGGGGAAGATTGTGGAACGTCAGGTGCCGGAAAAGTTTTTTTCAGAACCCGAAAACGGGCGCACCCGCAAATTCCTCAAGCAGATCCATGCAATTTCGTAA
- a CDS encoding LysE family translocator: MSGIILNLIPGSDTIYILTRSIAQGRKAGFYSTLGISSGILVHTSFAALGLSAILAQSAVAFSIVSYCGALYLLFLGTRIIVSRSTMSLTIPEKKEQRGTAFRLYRQGLLTNLLNPKVVLFFLSFLPQFIDPHTAHGIGGFLLLGMTFLFTGTLWCLALACAASRISAGLRRSPTWGNYLQKTSGLIFILLGAKLLVHSHS, from the coding sequence ATGTCGGGAATCATTTTGAATTTGATTCCCGGCTCGGACACCATCTACATTTTGACTCGAAGCATCGCCCAGGGAAGGAAGGCGGGCTTTTATTCGACCCTGGGGATCTCCAGCGGCATCCTGGTCCACACAAGCTTTGCAGCCCTGGGCCTCTCAGCCATTCTGGCCCAATCCGCAGTGGCCTTCTCCATCGTGAGCTATTGCGGTGCGCTCTACCTGCTTTTTCTCGGCACTCGGATCATTGTCTCCAGATCCACCATGTCCCTCACCATTCCTGAAAAAAAGGAACAGCGGGGAACTGCCTTCAGGCTTTATCGGCAAGGTCTTCTCACCAACCTGCTTAACCCGAAGGTTGTGCTCTTTTTTCTCTCCTTCCTGCCCCAATTCATCGATCCCCATACTGCCCATGGGATAGGCGGCTTTCTCCTGCTTGGGATGACCTTCCTCTTCACCGGGACCCTTTGGTGCCTCGCCCTTGCCTGTGCCGCATCCAGGATTTCCGCAGGTCTGCGTAGGAGCCCAACATGGGGAAACTACCTCCAAAAGACAAGCGGATTAATATTTATCCTTCTGGGAGCAAAGTTATTGGTACACAGCCATTCATAG
- a CDS encoding amino acid ABC transporter permease, whose product MNDKIKNLLKAIKRDYFNSPFNIVLSLVILYLAARLGIWLIQWAFINAVWSGENREVAVKNGSTWAFIRAKLRFFIFGFYPKEQIWRIIITFLIMALSFIPYFMKKIRHKVLVFASHMLIWPIVIIFFLSGGAGLEKVSTNDWGGLTLTLILSALGLLYSFPIGIALALGRRSPKPVIRGLSVAYIEFFRGIPLITILFMASVVVPFFLPPQISIDKIIRVVIGMTCFQSAYLAEVIRGGLQSISKGQYEASDSLGFGFSLQQYLIILPQVLKVTVANIGGISISFLKDTTLVLIIGMFDLLGMVSPLASDSNWLGMEPEGYLFAGLIYWIICFTISRITNRIEEKVHTLPEVGGTT is encoded by the coding sequence TTGAATGACAAGATAAAAAATCTGCTTAAGGCCATAAAGCGGGATTATTTTAATTCACCCTTCAATATTGTTTTGTCTCTGGTAATACTCTACCTTGCCGCACGGCTCGGCATATGGCTGATCCAGTGGGCCTTTATCAATGCGGTATGGAGCGGAGAAAACCGGGAGGTGGCCGTCAAAAACGGATCGACATGGGCATTTATCAGGGCAAAACTCCGTTTTTTCATCTTCGGCTTCTACCCAAAGGAACAGATATGGAGAATCATCATCACCTTCCTGATCATGGCACTCTCCTTCATCCCCTATTTCATGAAGAAGATACGCCACAAGGTGTTGGTCTTCGCCTCCCACATGCTTATCTGGCCGATTGTCATCATCTTTTTTCTCTCCGGAGGGGCCGGTCTGGAAAAGGTTTCTACGAACGACTGGGGAGGCCTCACCCTCACCCTGATCCTTTCCGCCCTGGGACTTCTCTACTCCTTTCCTATCGGCATAGCCCTTGCCCTTGGACGAAGGAGCCCCAAGCCCGTCATCAGGGGCCTTAGTGTAGCGTACATTGAATTTTTCAGGGGAATCCCTTTGATAACGATCCTCTTCATGGCGTCGGTGGTTGTTCCCTTTTTTCTGCCACCTCAGATATCCATCGATAAAATCATCAGGGTCGTAATCGGCATGACCTGTTTTCAGTCCGCATATCTGGCCGAGGTTATACGGGGCGGACTGCAGTCCATTTCCAAGGGACAGTATGAAGCCTCCGACTCTCTCGGCTTCGGTTTCAGTTTGCAGCAGTACCTCATCATCCTTCCCCAGGTGCTCAAGGTCACCGTTGCAAACATCGGCGGAATTTCCATTTCCTTTCTGAAGGATACCACCCTTGTCCTTATTATCGGCATGTTCGATCTGCTTGGCATGGTCAGTCCCCTGGCCAGCGACAGCAATTGGCTCGGTATGGAACCCGAAGGATATCTCTTTGCGGGACTTATCTACTGGATTATCTGCTTCACCATATCGCGGATTACCAATCGCATAGAAGAAAAAGTACACACCTTACCTGAAGTAGGAGGAACAACATGA
- a CDS encoding amino acid ABC transporter permease encodes MDYILQVTTHLLQGCILTLQLYVVTLLFALPLAIFCALGRVSGPKALDRVLGFYGWIFRGTPLLLQLFFFYYGLTIFGISLSPFLAASLTFVLNYGAYFMEIFRGGIESIDSGQYEAAKALNMNYWQTMRRIILPQAVRVVLPPTTNEAITLVKDTALVVVIGMGELLRSAKEIFTRDFSLTPFAVAAILYLLMTSVVIRFFRYLERRMAYYD; translated from the coding sequence TTGGATTATATCCTTCAGGTAACGACTCATCTTCTGCAGGGGTGTATTCTGACCCTGCAGTTGTATGTCGTTACCCTGCTTTTTGCACTGCCCCTGGCAATATTTTGTGCTCTGGGAAGGGTATCGGGCCCCAAAGCCCTTGATCGTGTTTTAGGTTTTTACGGCTGGATATTTCGGGGCACACCGTTATTATTACAGCTTTTTTTCTTCTACTACGGTCTGACCATCTTCGGTATTTCCCTAAGCCCTTTTCTCGCTGCAAGCCTCACATTCGTACTCAACTACGGGGCCTACTTTATGGAAATATTTCGGGGGGGAATCGAAAGCATAGATTCAGGCCAGTATGAGGCGGCCAAGGCTCTGAATATGAATTACTGGCAGACGATGCGGCGAATCATTCTTCCCCAGGCCGTTCGCGTGGTACTGCCGCCTACCACCAACGAGGCAATCACCCTGGTCAAGGATACCGCCCTGGTTGTGGTTATCGGAATGGGAGAATTGCTGCGCTCGGCAAAGGAGATCTTTACCAGAGACTTCTCCCTGACGCCCTTTGCAGTGGCGGCTATTCTTTATCTGCTTATGACGTCGGTGGTGATACGATTTTTCCGCTACCTGGAACGACGGATGGCCTACTATGACTGA
- the ybaK gene encoding Cys-tRNA(Pro) deacylase → MEKTNAMRLLESHGINYALQSYEVDEENLSAKAAADKAGLDIDRVFKTLVLRSSSGDIFVCVIPGSCELDLKKAAQVSGSKKADLIPVKEIKQLTGYIRGGCSPIGMKKHYPTFIDESCTLYETIYVSAGTRGLQVNIAPGDLIRAASAEVADLV, encoded by the coding sequence ATGGAAAAAACAAATGCCATGCGCCTGCTGGAAAGCCATGGAATCAACTATGCACTCCAAAGCTACGAGGTCGACGAGGAGAACCTGAGTGCCAAGGCAGCCGCAGACAAGGCCGGTCTTGATATCGACAGGGTCTTTAAAACACTTGTTCTGCGCAGTTCTTCCGGTGATATCTTCGTATGCGTTATTCCAGGCTCCTGCGAGTTGGATCTGAAGAAAGCGGCGCAGGTATCCGGATCGAAGAAGGCGGATCTTATCCCGGTAAAAGAGATAAAGCAGCTCACCGGCTATATCCGGGGAGGCTGCTCCCCGATTGGCATGAAAAAGCACTACCCGACCTTTATCGATGAAAGTTGTACCTTGTATGAGACGATTTATGTCAGTGCGGGGACGAGAGGTCTTCAGGTGAACATAGCCCCGGGGGACCTGATCCGGGCTGCCTCAGCAGAGGTCGCCGATCTTGTGTGA
- a CDS encoding dipeptidase has protein sequence MKKKGAWMLLFFGLCLVIGTLQVGPVSACSTLLAGKDATKDGSVLLGHNEDNGGVCNTLQWRVPRQYHSKGEVVHLKRGGTLAQVEMTYAYIWSENVGLEWSDGGINEFGVTVGSNWAGSRVQPEDAELTDGGIGYMLRHLILQRAGSAREGVEIATQLVSRFGYAHPGRSYQIADPQEAWVLHIIRGKHFVAERVPDDEVYFIPNVYVIHDVDFDDHENFIVSPGLKEYAIAHGWYEPSDTFDFAKIFADQESLVANSNTYRQRGAQFLLTGKEPVFLEGEWKLPFAVKPNRKIGVEDVAQILRYHYEGSSLSSNEGYQDGSPHGTGERKICVSSTNTSFIAQLRDGMPREIGCIYWLATGSPCTSVYVPWYLGMTTLPEQWHMAKETPFNTQRSFLDYHFEPTEYRLRFNTDSAYYTFCALEYLIESNYKEEIGEVQKNWKAMEAREFALQPEIEATMLRLFDTDKELAMEYVTQYSTFVSLEALSKAHVMLNNVQTKYMTH, from the coding sequence ATGAAAAAGAAAGGTGCTTGGATGCTTCTGTTTTTCGGACTCTGTCTTGTTATCGGAACCCTGCAGGTCGGGCCTGTTTCGGCTTGCTCAACCCTGCTTGCCGGAAAAGACGCGACGAAAGACGGATCTGTGCTGTTGGGACATAATGAGGACAATGGTGGGGTTTGCAATACCTTACAGTGGCGGGTTCCCCGGCAGTACCATAGCAAAGGTGAGGTTGTTCATCTAAAACGCGGGGGAACCTTAGCTCAGGTGGAAATGACCTATGCCTATATATGGTCGGAAAATGTAGGTCTTGAATGGAGTGATGGCGGGATAAATGAGTTTGGGGTAACGGTCGGAAGTAATTGGGCAGGTTCTCGTGTTCAGCCTGAGGATGCGGAATTAACCGACGGCGGTATCGGGTACATGCTTAGGCACCTCATACTTCAACGGGCAGGATCGGCTCGCGAGGGTGTTGAGATAGCGACACAACTTGTCAGTCGGTTCGGTTATGCACATCCCGGCCGTTCTTATCAGATTGCCGATCCCCAGGAAGCTTGGGTCCTCCATATCATACGGGGAAAGCACTTTGTTGCGGAACGGGTACCGGATGATGAGGTGTATTTTATTCCAAATGTGTATGTTATTCATGATGTCGATTTTGACGACCATGAAAATTTTATTGTCTCACCGGGATTAAAAGAGTATGCGATAGCCCACGGGTGGTACGAGCCGAGCGATACCTTTGATTTTGCAAAGATCTTTGCGGATCAGGAAAGCCTGGTGGCCAATTCCAATACCTATCGCCAACGTGGCGCTCAATTTTTGTTGACCGGTAAGGAGCCTGTCTTTTTGGAAGGGGAATGGAAGCTTCCCTTTGCGGTTAAGCCGAATAGGAAGATAGGGGTTGAGGATGTGGCTCAAATTTTGCGGTATCATTATGAGGGTTCGTCGCTCTCTTCAAACGAAGGATACCAGGATGGAAGTCCCCATGGAACTGGTGAACGAAAGATTTGCGTTTCCAGCACAAACACCTCGTTTATTGCTCAGTTGCGGGACGGGATGCCCAGAGAGATCGGTTGTATTTATTGGCTGGCAACGGGTTCTCCCTGTACCTCCGTTTATGTCCCCTGGTATTTGGGCATGACGACACTTCCCGAACAGTGGCATATGGCGAAGGAAACTCCCTTCAACACCCAACGTTCTTTTCTCGATTATCATTTTGAGCCGACGGAATATCGGCTTCGATTCAATACCGATTCCGCCTATTACACCTTTTGTGCCCTCGAATACCTGATTGAGAGCAACTATAAGGAAGAAATCGGCGAGGTACAAAAAAACTGGAAAGCAATGGAGGCTCGAGAATTTGCTTTGCAACCCGAGATCGAAGCGACGATGTTACGCCTGTTTGACACGGATAAAGAACTGGCTATGGAGTATGTGACGCAATACTCGACCTTCGTCTCTTTGGAAGCCTTGAGTAAGGCCCATGTGATGCTAAATAATGTGCAGACAAAGTATATGACACATTAG
- a CDS encoding aldo/keto reductase encodes MAYIGETIPKLGFGLMRLPMIGEEVDIEQTKQMVDLFLERGFTYFDTAYGYLNGKSEEAAKEALVDRYPRERFQLATKLPAWAGAKNAEEAQNMFWTSLERTGAGYFDFYLLHNLGDKRTQVFDDYGIWDFLAEQKNKGRIKHLGFSFHDKAAVLDEVLKKHPDMEFVQLQINYADWKSPSIESRKCYEVARKHNKPIIIMEPVKGGSLATLPESAASVFGKANPKVSLSSWAIRYAASLDGLITVLSGMSAIDQMEDNLSSMESFQPLSPEERRAVTTVQEVLESIPSIPCTDCRYCMEGCPQDIVIPQIFRAMNTYLVYKNLEGAKGSYMWETRDGGKSSECIECGQCEEACPQHISIIAELKKAGTLLEV; translated from the coding sequence ATGGCATATATAGGAGAAACAATTCCAAAACTCGGGTTTGGCCTGATGCGGCTGCCCATGATCGGAGAAGAAGTCGACATCGAGCAAACAAAACAGATGGTCGATCTATTTCTGGAGAGAGGCTTTACCTATTTCGATACGGCATACGGTTATCTGAACGGCAAATCGGAAGAGGCTGCAAAAGAGGCTCTGGTTGACCGATATCCGCGGGAGCGGTTTCAGCTTGCGACAAAGCTCCCGGCCTGGGCCGGAGCGAAGAATGCTGAGGAAGCCCAAAATATGTTTTGGACCTCACTGGAACGAACGGGCGCAGGCTATTTTGACTTCTACCTCCTTCATAATCTGGGGGACAAGAGGACACAGGTCTTCGACGACTACGGAATATGGGACTTCCTTGCCGAACAGAAGAATAAAGGACGTATCAAGCATCTCGGTTTTTCCTTTCACGACAAAGCCGCCGTACTGGACGAAGTGCTGAAAAAACATCCGGATATGGAATTTGTGCAGCTTCAGATTAACTATGCGGATTGGAAAAGTCCCTCGATCGAATCACGCAAATGCTATGAGGTTGCACGAAAGCACAATAAACCGATTATCATCATGGAACCGGTAAAGGGCGGATCGCTGGCAACGCTTCCGGAATCGGCCGCATCGGTTTTCGGGAAAGCAAATCCCAAGGTATCGCTCTCATCCTGGGCGATTCGCTACGCCGCATCCCTGGACGGCCTGATAACCGTTCTCAGCGGTATGTCCGCCATTGATCAGATGGAGGACAACCTATCGTCTATGGAATCCTTTCAGCCTCTTTCCCCCGAGGAGAGAAGGGCCGTCACCACGGTACAAGAAGTGTTGGAAAGCATCCCAAGTATACCCTGTACCGATTGCCGTTACTGTATGGAGGGTTGCCCTCAGGATATTGTGATTCCGCAAATCTTTCGTGCCATGAACACCTATCTGGTCTACAAAAACCTGGAGGGAGCAAAGGGAAGCTACATGTGGGAAACCAGGGATGGGGGAAAGTCATCAGAGTGCATCGAATGCGGTCAGTGCGAAGAGGCGTGCCCCCAGCACATTTCGATCATAGCGGAGTTGAAAAAAGCCGGAACGTTATTAGAGGTGTAA
- a CDS encoding amino acid ABC transporter permease, translating into MNRTKTRSITIQTAIIIVLIAIFTFFGYNYIRNITSRNIGIGFGFMRETAGFSISQTLISYTESDTFGRTFVIGLLNTLVASIIGIVLATLLGFLIGLMRLSKNKLIHNVAVFYVETLRNIPPLLHVLFWYQVVFLNVLPPFKESFKLGDWLYINVRGITIPSFIPQTSATSFRILFFVSIVAIFYIGYVKKKMVLRGVHKKLWPLQLAIILALVLFTAIAKPFQIVLPEITKFKFSSGTTIRPELFSVVVALGTYTSTYISEAVRSSIIAVPKGQLEAAKSLGFNRYRRLQLIIIPQAMRTMIPPVTNQYLNLIKNTSLGMAVAYPDLTSVFAGTTLNQTGRALEVMSLVMLTYLSISLVTSLLMNWYNRSIINKKGELLEKEEVPLE; encoded by the coding sequence ATGAACAGAACAAAAACACGAAGCATAACAATACAGACGGCGATCATTATAGTCCTGATAGCGATCTTCACCTTTTTCGGATATAACTACATCCGGAATATTACCAGCAGGAATATCGGCATCGGATTCGGCTTCATGCGTGAAACCGCCGGTTTTTCCATCAGTCAAACCCTGATTTCCTACACCGAATCGGATACCTTCGGCAGGACCTTCGTTATAGGCCTGCTTAACACCCTGGTAGCCTCGATAATCGGCATTGTGCTGGCTACCCTCCTCGGCTTTCTGATCGGGCTGATGCGCTTATCAAAAAACAAACTGATACATAATGTTGCGGTCTTCTACGTCGAAACGCTTCGGAATATTCCGCCGCTGCTACATGTCCTTTTTTGGTACCAGGTCGTCTTTCTTAATGTCCTGCCCCCCTTCAAAGAATCGTTCAAGCTGGGCGACTGGCTCTACATAAATGTGCGGGGCATCACCATACCCTCTTTTATCCCTCAAACAAGCGCTACGAGCTTCAGGATTCTTTTTTTCGTCTCCATTGTCGCAATCTTCTACATTGGATATGTAAAAAAGAAGATGGTCCTTCGGGGAGTACACAAAAAACTATGGCCGCTCCAGCTGGCGATCATCCTGGCTCTGGTCCTTTTCACAGCCATTGCCAAACCGTTTCAGATCGTGCTTCCGGAAATCACCAAGTTCAAATTCTCGAGCGGAACGACAATCAGGCCGGAGCTTTTTTCCGTGGTGGTTGCCCTGGGAACATACACCTCGACCTACATCTCCGAGGCTGTCAGGAGTTCCATCATAGCGGTCCCCAAGGGGCAGCTGGAAGCGGCAAAGAGCCTCGGCTTTAATCGATACAGGAGGCTCCAGCTCATTATCATCCCCCAGGCGATGCGAACAATGATACCGCCGGTCACAAACCAGTATCTGAATCTTATCAAGAACACATCGCTCGGGATGGCGGTCGCCTACCCGGATCTTACATCGGTCTTTGCCGGTACAACCCTTAATCAGACGGGACGGGCCCTGGAGGTGATGTCCCTGGTCATGCTTACCTATCTCTCCATAAGTCTCGTAACCTCACTGCTGATGAATTGGTACAATCGTTCAATCATCAACAAAAAGGGAGAGCTGTTGGAAAAAGAGGAGGTCCCCCTTGAATGA